GTTTGCGGGTCGTCGTTGAAGAGCTTGACAGCCTCGACGAGGTCAGTGCCGATTATTGGGTCGCCGCCGACGCCGATCACGGTCGACTGGCCGATGCCGCGCTCGGATAGCATGGCGGCTATCTCGTAGGTGAGCGTGCCGCTCCTCGAGACTATGCCGACGTTGCCCGGCTTGAAGTACTGGTGTGGCATTATCCCTAGCTTCGCCTCGCCGGGGGTTATGACCCCGGGGCAGTTGGGGCCTATGACGCGGACGCCGCGGCTCCTAGCGTAGTTTATCGCGCGGAGCGAGTCGTGTATCGGGATGCCCTCGGTTATCACGACTATGAGCTTGATCCCCGCGTCCACAGCCTCTATGATCGCGTCGGCGGCGCCCGGGGCAGGCACGAATATGATGCTCGAGTTTATCTCGGGGTGTTCCCTTACAGCCTCCTCGACGCTGTCATACACCGGGACTCCGTGTACGTTCTCCCCGCCCTTGCCGGGCGTCACGCCCGCCACTATCCTGGTACCATACTCGAGCATTAGCTTCGTGTGGAAGCTGCCGTATCGCCCCGTGATACCCTGGACGAGGGCGACCGTACCCTTA
The Pyrolobus fumarii 1A DNA segment above includes these coding regions:
- the sucD gene encoding succinate--CoA ligase subunit alpha, with amino-acid sequence MPVLVGKGTVALVQGITGRYGSFHTKLMLEYGTRIVAGVTPGKGGENVHGVPVYDSVEEAVREHPEINSSIIFVPAPGAADAIIEAVDAGIKLIVVITEGIPIHDSLRAINYARSRGVRVIGPNCPGVITPGEAKLGIMPHQYFKPGNVGIVSRSGTLTYEIAAMLSERGIGQSTVIGVGGDPIIGTDLVEAVKLFNDDPQTDLVVVIGEIGGDQEERLAEAYKRGEIQKPLVAYVAGRNAPPGKRMGHAGAIVMGSSGTAEEKARVLQEAGIPVARVPTEVPDLVEAKLRELGKL